The Xenorhabdus doucetiae genome has a window encoding:
- the lsrK gene encoding autoinducer-2 kinase: MNQRAYAQPSRKYLMALDAGTGSIRAVIFDLEGNQVSVGQAEWIHQPVPNVAGSMEFDLQNNWQLACQCIRQALQKAELPANAIQSVAACSMREGIVLYNRGGDPIWACANVDARSSHEVSELKELYNNTFEYDVYRYSGQTLALGAMPRLLWLAHHRPDIYRQASTLTMISDWLAYRLSGELAVDPSNAGTTGMLDLVSRDWRPSLLEMAGLRSDILSPVKETGTLLGYVTEKAAAECGLSSGTPVIMGGGDVQLGCLGIGVVKPAQTAVLGGTFWQQVVNLPEPITDPNMNIRINPHVIPGMAQAESISFFTGLTMRWFRDAFCAEEKLLAERLGVDAYNLLEDMAARVPAGAHGVMPIFSDVMRFKSWYHAAPSFLNLSIDPEKCNKATLFRALEENAAIVSACNLDMVSTFSGVQPDSLVFAGGGSKGKLWSQILSDVTGLPVRVPVVKEATALGCAIAAGVGVGLYDSLPATGEKLVRWEREYQPNLSHREVYQKAKKDWQAVYADQLHLVDDGLTTSLWKAPGL, translated from the coding sequence ATGAATCAACGCGCTTATGCCCAACCATCAAGGAAGTATCTGATGGCGCTTGATGCAGGAACCGGCAGTATCCGTGCCGTGATATTTGATCTCGAAGGGAATCAGGTTTCCGTCGGGCAAGCGGAGTGGATACACCAACCTGTACCGAATGTTGCGGGTTCAATGGAATTTGATCTGCAAAACAACTGGCAACTGGCCTGCCAATGTATCCGGCAGGCACTGCAAAAGGCAGAATTGCCTGCCAATGCGATTCAGAGCGTTGCCGCCTGTTCAATGCGAGAAGGCATTGTCCTTTATAATCGCGGTGGCGATCCCATCTGGGCATGTGCCAATGTGGATGCTCGCTCCAGCCATGAAGTCAGCGAGCTAAAGGAGCTTTACAACAATACTTTTGAGTATGATGTTTATCGCTACTCCGGCCAAACATTGGCATTGGGCGCCATGCCGCGCCTGCTTTGGCTGGCGCATCACCGTCCTGATATTTACCGGCAAGCCAGTACCTTGACTATGATCAGTGATTGGCTGGCTTATCGGCTCAGTGGCGAACTGGCCGTTGATCCCTCTAACGCGGGCACAACCGGCATGCTGGATTTAGTCAGCCGTGACTGGCGTCCAAGCCTGCTGGAAATGGCCGGATTACGTTCTGATATCCTCTCTCCTGTCAAAGAGACAGGAACTTTGCTCGGCTATGTTACGGAAAAAGCCGCGGCAGAATGTGGTCTGAGCAGCGGCACGCCGGTGATTATGGGCGGCGGAGACGTTCAACTTGGCTGCCTTGGCATTGGTGTCGTCAAACCCGCCCAAACCGCCGTACTCGGTGGAACATTCTGGCAGCAAGTCGTCAACCTGCCTGAACCGATCACCGATCCAAATATGAACATCCGCATCAATCCGCATGTTATCCCCGGCATGGCACAGGCAGAATCCATCAGCTTCTTTACTGGTCTCACCATGCGCTGGTTCCGTGATGCTTTTTGCGCAGAAGAAAAACTGCTGGCGGAACGGCTGGGCGTTGATGCCTATAATCTGCTGGAAGATATGGCGGCGCGGGTTCCTGCCGGTGCGCATGGTGTCATGCCGATTTTCTCCGATGTGATGCGCTTTAAATCGTGGTATCACGCTGCTCCCTCTTTCCTCAACCTGTCGATTGATCCGGAAAAGTGCAACAAGGCGACGCTATTTCGGGCGCTGGAAGAAAACGCCGCTATCGTTTCCGCCTGTAACCTCGACATGGTTTCCACATTCTCTGGTGTCCAACCTGACTCACTGGTCTTCGCAGGCGGCGGCTCAAAAGGCAAGCTCTGGAGCCAAATTCTGTCTGACGTTACTGGTCTGCCCGTTCGGGTGCCGGTGGTCAAAGAAGCAACGGCACTGGGTTGTGCAATTGCGGCAGGTGTGGGTGTTGGGTTATACGACTCACTGCCGGCAACAGGAGAAAAACTGGTTCGTTGGGAACGGGAATACCAACCGAACTTGAGCCATCGTGAGGTTTACCAGAAAGCGAAAAAAGATTGGCAAGCTGTGTATGCCGATCAACTGCATCTGGTGGATGATGGCCTGACGACCTCATTGTGGAAGGCACCAGGGTTATAA
- the lsrR gene encoding transcriptional regulator LsrR codes for MSIKLSKKQSAAEKSVLSEEIDYPSHNYPGNIMSEEELMARIAWFYYHDGLTQGDIGELLGLSRLKVSRLLEKGRQSGVIRVQINSRYEGCLALENTLQKRFNLKQVRVLPTLDGINLNARLGIGTAHLLMALIEPHQLLAIGFGETPMCTLQHLSGFISSQQIRLVTLSGGVDPYMTGIGQLDAACPVSIIPAPLRASSHQVAATFREERSVRDVILAACAADIAIVGIGAIKQQQNATIMRSGYISDGEQLMLGRKGAVGDILGYFFNTEGELVSDIDIHQELIGISLSELKTIPNVIGVAGGIEKADAIVAALKGGYISSLVTEEQTARAMLI; via the coding sequence ATGTCGATCAAATTGAGCAAGAAACAATCAGCAGCAGAGAAAAGCGTATTATCCGAGGAAATTGACTATCCAAGTCACAACTATCCAGGAAACATCATGAGTGAAGAAGAACTGATGGCCCGTATTGCCTGGTTTTACTATCACGATGGTCTGACACAAGGGGACATCGGTGAATTGCTCGGCCTCAGTCGCCTCAAGGTCTCCCGTCTGTTAGAGAAAGGGCGGCAGTCTGGCGTGATCCGCGTGCAGATCAATTCACGTTATGAAGGGTGTCTAGCGTTAGAAAATACCTTGCAAAAACGCTTTAATCTCAAACAGGTTCGTGTATTACCTACTCTGGACGGCATCAATCTGAATGCGCGCCTTGGTATCGGAACCGCTCATCTGTTAATGGCGCTGATTGAGCCTCACCAGCTATTGGCGATTGGGTTTGGTGAAACGCCCATGTGCACTTTGCAGCATCTAAGCGGCTTTATCTCATCCCAACAAATTCGTTTGGTGACGCTGTCGGGAGGGGTCGACCCTTATATGACTGGTATTGGTCAACTTGATGCTGCCTGTCCGGTCAGTATCATTCCTGCCCCTTTGCGTGCTTCTAGTCATCAGGTCGCGGCAACATTCCGCGAAGAACGGAGTGTACGGGATGTGATTTTGGCAGCCTGTGCAGCCGATATCGCTATCGTCGGGATTGGCGCTATCAAACAGCAGCAAAACGCAACGATCATGCGTTCCGGCTATATTAGCGATGGTGAACAATTGATGTTGGGTCGCAAAGGCGCTGTTGGAGACATTCTTGGTTATTTCTTCAATACGGAAGGTGAACTGGTTAGCGATATTGATATTCATCAGGAATTGATCGGTATCTCCCTGTCAGAACTGAAAACCATCCCGAACGTGATTGGTGTGGCGGGGGGGATCGAAAAAGCCGACGCTATCGTTGCCGCACTCAAAGGAGGCTATATCAGTTCACTGGTGACAGAAGAACAGACCGCGAGAGCTATGCTGATTTGA